The Gemmatimonadota bacterium region ACATGGGACGATCGGGAAAGGGGTAGTCTGTTTCATCGGTGGGTTTCTTGCTATCTTACGATCATTTTTCGATTCGATAAGCTTTCTTGAATCACGGGTCTTCCATCTCACACTTTCTTAAGCACCACCAGGGTCGGAGAGCCAACAACCCCTTCTTCGTATGGAACGGTAGCCTCCCATACCATGCCCTGCGCCTTCATGACCGATGCTGCCGATTCGATCTCTGCCTCCGGACCGGGCCCCTTGTAGCAGACCAGCTTCCCTCCGGGTTTCAAGATGGGACCACTCCATTCCACGAGTTGGCCGATAGAACTGACCGCCCGCGCCACCGCGCCGTCATACATGCCATCCGGCACACGTTCCGGTAATTGCTCCATCCGAGTATTGCAGACCTTCAGATTATCCAGCGACAACGCACGCCGCGCCAACTTCAGAAAAGCGCACTTCTTCTGATTTGATTCGACCGCAACAAAGTGTGTTCCAGGCACGAAAATGGCGAGGGGTATCCCAGGGAAACCGCCACCGCTTCCGATGTCCACGATCACGCCGCCCGTGGGCAGGACACCCTTCAGTGCGGGCATGAGCGAATCGCAAAAATGGCGCGACGGTATGCGTTCCAGGTCGTTCATAGATATGACGCGGAGTACGTGGTTTACACGCCGGATTTCGTACAGGTATCGCTCGAATGCCCCGATTTTACGGGCGTCTAGCCGATGACCGAGTTTCTCCATACCATGGACAAAATGCTCGATAGTGTCCATGTCATGTCTTGGTATGTTCCACGTGGAACACCTGGTTTTCGAAGCTGGACTTTTCGGTGCGGGACCTGGCCTTAACGCGTTCGAGATGTACGACGAGGATGGAAAGATCGGCGGGTGTTACGCCCGGGATCCGCGACGCCTGCCCCACGTTTGCCGGCCGGATGCTGGCCAGCTTTTCACGTGCTTCGTGAGACATGGCCCGGATGGAAGCGTAATCGAATTCCCCGGGGATCGCACGGGTTTCCCAGGACCGCATGCGTTCGATTTCCTTGTGCTGGCGTTCAAGGTACCCGGCGTATTTGACCGCTGTCTGAATCTGGCCGATGACAGACGGTTCATGGTCCATGGGATCCGGGTCTACGGTATAGAGGTCGGAATACTG contains the following coding sequences:
- the rsmG gene encoding 16S rRNA (guanine(527)-N(7))-methyltransferase RsmG, encoding MDTIEHFVHGMEKLGHRLDARKIGAFERYLYEIRRVNHVLRVISMNDLERIPSRHFCDSLMPALKGVLPTGGVIVDIGSGGGFPGIPLAIFVPGTHFVAVESNQKKCAFLKLARRALSLDNLKVCNTRMEQLPERVPDGMYDGAVARAVSSIGQLVEWSGPILKPGGKLVCYKGPGPEAEIESAASVMKAQGMVWEATVPYEEGVVGSPTLVVLKKV